The genomic window CAGGAGATGCTACAGACAAAGAAAATATCAATAATAGTAAAATGACACTATATTTAATCATAATTAACCTTTAACACTCCGCCTCCGCATCCACAACGCCAATATACCCATAAAAACAACCCCCATTAATCCTTGTAAGGGATTATTATTTACCCCAGTTATCCAGTCAGGAACTCGACCAGAGTATTCAATTAATCCCCCGACATTAATAATGTAGTAGCCCCAAACCAAACCACCATGTAAACCTATTGGTAAGCCCAATCTTCCCCGCCGCCAACGCTTACCCCATACCTGCGTTAACCCCAACAATACTAAAGCCGGAAACTGTGGTAATGTGTGAATAATTGCTGTAAGTGGCTTAATAAAGTGTAAAGCAGCAAAGACTAGTGCATCTATCCACAATGCGACAGGCTGACTGTAATCTCTTTCCAATTCGTCTAACAACCAGCCACGAAATAACAATTCTTCTGCAAAACCTACACCTAAACCAACAATAAAGCCTTCTAAAATTACTTTCAGGAGAAAAATCTTTGGTTGTTGCCACACTAGCCAACCCAAAAAACCTTGTATCCCAAATAAAATAAAAATATTAATGATTCCTAAGACTAAGCCACACAGAAGTTCTACACCATTGCGCCGCGTAAATTCCAAGCCATATAGCCTTAGTATTCGGGGTTGTTGGTAGACTTTTTGACCCCATAACCTCAGCAGAAAAATAAACTCTACATATAGTATTACCATTGTCAATATACTTACTAAATTAGAATCATCCACTAGTAAATATATTGGTGCAGCCAGGGGTAGCCACAGCAATAATAATGCCAAAATAAAACAACCCAGCCGGATAGGGGCAGGGCGTTGTGCTAAA from Nostoc sp. UHCC 0870 includes these protein-coding regions:
- a CDS encoding CPBP family intramembrane glutamic endopeptidase; translated protein: MKTKILNLAQRPAPIRLGCFILALLLLWLPLAAPIYLLVDDSNLVSILTMVILYVEFIFLLRLWGQKVYQQPRILRLYGLEFTRRNGVELLCGLVLGIINIFILFGIQGFLGWLVWQQPKIFLLKVILEGFIVGLGVGFAEELLFRGWLLDELERDYSQPVALWIDALVFAALHFIKPLTAIIHTLPQFPALVLLGLTQVWGKRWRRGRLGLPIGLHGGLVWGYYIINVGGLIEYSGRVPDWITGVNNNPLQGLMGVVFMGILALWMRRRSVKG